The segment GTTGATCAAGAGTATGGAGCAGATCAGTTTTTGGCAGGTCCATCGACTACCTCATCAATTGTACCTGCAACATCTCCAACATTGGAAGAACCTTCAGCTGAGCGAACTCCATTAAGAAGATCAACAAGGGATAGGAAACCCAATCCCAGATATGCTGacaatatattttgtatttttgcttTACTTGTTTCAGATCCAATTTTTTTGAAGATGCTGAAACAGAGGATAAATGGTGCAAAGCTATGGAAGAGGAGTTGTTGGCTATTCAAAAGAATCAAACATTGGACTTGGTAAATTTGCCAGAAGGAAAGAAAGCTATTGGGCTCAAATGGGTGTTTAGAACCAAATATCATGCAGATGGAAGCATCCAAATACACAAGGCAAGGCTCGTCGCAAAAAGTTATTCCCAACAACAAGGTATTGACTTCGACGAGACTTTTTCTCCTGATGCCCGCTTTGAAACTGTGAGAACATTATTTAGCCTTGGCTGCTAATTTAAATTCGCCAGTGTATCAATTTGATGTTAAATCTGCCTTTTCAAATGGTGATTTGGAAGAGGAAATTTATGTCTCACAGCCTGAAGGTTTTGTAGTTAATGGCAAAGAAGATAAGGTTTATGGGTTAAAAAAGGCGCTTCATGGCTTAAAGTAAGCGCCGCGGGCATGGTACTTCAAAATAGATTGTATTTCCAGGAGAATGGTTTTGAAAGAAGTAACAATGAGCCTACTCTTTATGTAAAACAAGAaggtaaaaatgattttttggtgGTATGTCTTTACGTTGACGATATGATATATATGGGTTCGAGTGAGTCTATCGCCACTGAATTTAAGGACTGCATGATGAAGAATTTTGAGACGTCTGATTTGGGTCTGCTGCATTATTTTCTT is part of the Solanum lycopersicum chromosome 1, SLM_r2.1 genome and harbors:
- the LOC138341908 gene encoding uncharacterized mitochondrial protein AtMg00810-like produces the protein MVLQNRLYFQENGFERSNNEPTLYVKQEGKNDFLVVCLYVDDMIYMGSSESIATEFKDCMMKNFETSDLGLLHYFLGLEVKQEIDGIFLSQRKYATDLLKKFTMVNCKAAATPMNINEKLCRDDGSEMTNAT